The following proteins come from a genomic window of Candidatus Polarisedimenticolia bacterium:
- a CDS encoding transglycosylase domain-containing protein, producing the protein MKSSPSTASHHPSRSPWRSWWGRTLLACGLLLLVIALHYTRVVLQARVRTPDILEAALADPAMVLSPDDLAAPRLRALLAVQDPRFFEHKGWDFGGGRITTITQALVKCYYFHSFRPGISKIRQSLIARFTMDPLVSKEDQLTLFLNTVYLGTLDGRAVNGLADGAQVFFGRPFAELSWDEYLALLACFSAPDAFNPRVNPMENARQVEAMKHRLAGLGIVADVPAIKRSP; encoded by the coding sequence ATGAAATCCTCACCCTCGACTGCTAGCCACCATCCCTCGCGATCTCCTTGGCGATCGTGGTGGGGCCGCACGCTGCTGGCTTGCGGACTGCTGCTCCTCGTCATTGCGCTCCATTACACGCGGGTGGTGCTGCAGGCCCGGGTCCGGACGCCCGACATCCTCGAGGCGGCGCTGGCCGATCCCGCCATGGTGCTCAGCCCGGACGATCTCGCGGCGCCGCGGCTCCGGGCGCTGCTGGCCGTCCAGGATCCGCGCTTCTTCGAGCACAAGGGATGGGATTTCGGCGGCGGGCGGATCACGACGATCACCCAGGCGCTGGTGAAGTGCTATTACTTTCATTCGTTCCGGCCCGGAATCTCGAAGATTCGCCAGTCGCTCATCGCTCGCTTCACCATGGACCCGCTGGTGTCGAAGGAGGATCAGCTGACGCTGTTCCTCAATACCGTCTACCTCGGCACCCTCGACGGACGCGCGGTGAACGGGCTGGCCGACGGCGCGCAGGTCTTCTTCGGCAGGCCCTTCGCCGAGCTTTCCTGGGACGAGTATCTGGCGCTGCTGGCCTGCTTCTCGGCACCCGATGCCTTCAATCCCCGCGTCAATCCCATGGAGAATGCGCGGCAGGTCGAGGCGATGAAGCACCGGCTGGCGGGGCTCGGCATCGTGGCCGACGTCCCGGCAATCAAGAGGTCGCCATGA
- a CDS encoding metallophosphoesterase family protein, which yields MTQGKERHLGVISDTHGLLRPQVVEALRGVELILHAGDVGAPGILEDLRRIAPVIAVRGNVDVDSWARRLPETELIEVAGVSVFMLHNLAELDLDPKAAAIRVVVFGHSHRGEATMKDSVLYLNPGAAGPRRFSLPVSVARLTITGGAVHHEILTLDC from the coding sequence ATGACACAGGGAAAAGAGCGGCATCTCGGAGTGATCTCCGACACGCATGGGCTGCTCCGCCCGCAGGTGGTGGAGGCATTGCGCGGCGTCGAGCTCATCCTGCATGCGGGCGACGTCGGCGCCCCCGGGATTCTCGAGGATCTGCGCAGGATCGCCCCGGTAATTGCCGTGCGAGGCAACGTCGATGTCGATTCCTGGGCGCGCCGGCTGCCGGAGACCGAGCTGATCGAGGTGGCGGGAGTGTCGGTCTTCATGCTGCATAACCTCGCGGAGCTCGACCTCGACCCAAAAGCCGCCGCGATACGGGTGGTGGTATTCGGACACTCGCACCGCGGAGAGGCGACCATGAAGGACAGCGTCCTGTACCTCAACCCCGGCGCGGCGGGGCCGCGGCGCTTCTCCCTGCCCGTCTCGGTGGCGCGCCTGACGATCACGGGCGGAGCCGTACATCATGAAATCCTCACCCTCGACTGCTAG
- a CDS encoding energy transducer TonB produces the protein MLQPRNSFLRKRLEIAAFCLLLALSTSFAATNGAPSESRHASPEGCTGGEVRVEEGCLRKPEPLEKVSPVYPKEAHKKGVEASVLVSARVGVDGSIETAKAVDSEATDQLFLPAFEEAAVTAVRKWRYRPGALNGKPAPVFFSVTINFRLK, from the coding sequence ATGCTCCAACCCCGGAACTCCTTCTTGCGGAAACGGCTCGAGATCGCAGCCTTCTGCCTGCTTCTCGCGCTGTCCACTTCCTTCGCCGCAACCAACGGCGCCCCGTCAGAATCCCGCCACGCGAGCCCGGAGGGGTGCACCGGAGGAGAAGTGCGCGTCGAGGAAGGGTGCCTGCGCAAGCCGGAGCCGCTGGAGAAGGTCTCCCCGGTCTACCCGAAGGAGGCCCACAAGAAAGGGGTCGAGGCGAGCGTGCTGGTCAGCGCGCGAGTCGGCGTCGACGGGAGCATCGAGACGGCGAAAGCGGTAGACTCCGAAGCCACCGACCAGCTCTTCCTCCCGGCTTTCGAGGAAGCGGCGGTGACGGCCGTGCGGAAATGGCGCTACCGGCCGGGGGCGTTGAACGGCAAGCCCGCGCCGGTGTTTTTCTCGGTCACCATCAATTTCCGGCTGAAGTAA